The following proteins are co-located in the Apium graveolens cultivar Ventura chromosome 5, ASM990537v1, whole genome shotgun sequence genome:
- the LOC141660244 gene encoding uncharacterized protein LOC141660244: MKDCSVSKSSDMCKEFFKAIKDVGKGFVWTAECEEAFQGINEHLVSPPMLAKPVDGETLILYLAVSEYFISATLIREVEGQKSPVYYVSKRLLDVEIRYTSMEKLVYALILAARKLRPYFQSHKIEVRTAYPPRQILHAPESSRKNVKMGNLVGVIRLKVLSPESDQRPNLG; the protein is encoded by the coding sequence ATGAAGGATTGTAGTGTCTCTAAATCTTCGGACATGTGTAAAGAGTTTTTCAAAGCCATTAAAGATGTGGGAAAAGGCTTTGTTTGGACTGCGGAGTGTGAAGAGGCTTTTCAGGGGATCAACGAACACTTGGTGAGTCCTCCTATGTTGGCAAAGCCTGTGGATGGAGAAACGTTGATTTTATACTTGGCAGTGTCAGAATATTTCATTAGTGCAACTTTAATCAGAGAAGTGGAAGGTCAAAAATCACCAGTGTATTATGTAAGTAAAAGATTGTTGGATGTTGAGATCCGATACACGAGCATGGAAAAGTTAGTTTATGCTCTCATCCTCGCTGCTCgaaagttgagaccatacttTCAATCTCACAAGATAGAAGTTCGCACTGCCTATCCTCCAAGGCAGATCTTACATGCGCCGGAATCGTCGAGGAAGAATGTTAAAATGGGCAATTTAGTTGGGGTAATTCGACTTAAAGTATTGTCCCCAGAAAGCGATCAAAGGCCAAACCTTGGCTGA